In a genomic window of Thermogemmata fonticola:
- a CDS encoding galactose-1-phosphate uridylyltransferase has translation MFRASDDLLMPQPPQFRRDPFRSHWTILAPERSARPQVGLGMLPRQSFPDDPALCPFCPGREDQTPPAVLTYPADPSGDRTAAWRLRVVPNKYPAVRPDLGTPYCQADESQAEAPAMGRSEVVIETPRHLDDPKRLTLAELADLFRAYQDRLLALAQEGTWTCAAVFKNVGAEAGASLPHTHSQIIALPLLPRPLAQESAVCRTYLERTGRCLTCALLERELHKGHRLIARSEHFAVLAANAPRFPYELWLAPLRHQARFEHQDPTAFQELAQIWHQVLAALDDACHQPAYNWILQTAPWQGDGVDHLHWRVELLPRLTRPAGLEWGFGCYIVAVTPEEAAATLRQHLPPLP, from the coding sequence GTGTTTCGAGCGTCAGATGATCTGCTTATGCCGCAGCCGCCGCAGTTCCGCCGCGATCCTTTCCGCAGCCACTGGACGATTCTCGCTCCGGAACGGTCCGCCCGCCCCCAAGTCGGCCTAGGGATGTTACCCCGCCAAAGCTTCCCGGATGATCCGGCGCTGTGCCCTTTCTGTCCCGGTCGTGAAGATCAGACCCCGCCGGCGGTGCTCACCTATCCGGCTGATCCTAGCGGGGATCGAACGGCGGCTTGGCGCCTGCGGGTCGTTCCCAATAAGTATCCTGCGGTGCGTCCGGATCTCGGAACGCCCTACTGCCAGGCTGATGAGTCTCAAGCCGAGGCTCCGGCGATGGGCCGCAGCGAGGTGGTCATCGAAACTCCCCGCCATCTCGACGATCCCAAGCGGCTCACCCTGGCCGAACTCGCCGATCTGTTCCGCGCCTACCAGGACCGCTTGCTGGCCTTGGCGCAGGAGGGGACATGGACCTGTGCGGCGGTGTTCAAAAACGTCGGCGCGGAGGCAGGAGCATCTTTGCCGCACACCCACTCGCAGATCATTGCTCTGCCGTTGCTCCCCCGCCCCCTGGCTCAGGAAAGTGCAGTATGCCGGACCTACCTTGAGCGTACAGGACGCTGCCTGACCTGTGCGCTTCTGGAGCGCGAACTGCACAAAGGACACCGCCTCATTGCCCGCAGCGAACATTTTGCGGTTTTGGCGGCTAATGCCCCGCGATTTCCATATGAACTATGGCTGGCTCCCCTCCGTCATCAGGCACGTTTTGAGCACCAGGACCCGACCGCGTTCCAGGAACTGGCTCAAATCTGGCATCAGGTTCTGGCGGCTTTAGATGATGCCTGCCACCAACCCGCCTACAACTGGATTCTCCAAACAGCCCCCTGGCAGGGCGACGGCGTAGACCACCTGCACTGGCGCGTGGAGTTATTACCTCGCTTGACCCGCCCGGCGGGACTGGAGTGGGGCTTTGGTTGCTACATCGTGGCGGTTACGCCGGAGGAGGCGGCTGCGACTTTGCGGCAACATCTCCCCCCGCTCCCGTGA
- the cobA gene encoding uroporphyrinogen-III C-methyltransferase codes for MKAAQAGWVYLVGAGPGAADLITVRGLRILRTADVVLHDALIPRELLEEARPDAEILSVGKRGYCLGSTRQEAIQEALIRLARSGRSVCRLKGGDPYVFGRGGEEAEALAQAGVPFEVVPGITAATGACAAAQIPLTHRAVGPAVVLATGHHDPEGPDCKLDWDALARLGNVIFYMASRYRTAIARRLIEHGLPPTTAAAVIEKATTPEQRIVVATLAEIADDLTLPGEVGPSLFLVGECVRHRQGLYRPWESFAEVTAP; via the coding sequence ATGAAGGCAGCCCAAGCGGGGTGGGTGTATTTGGTGGGCGCAGGACCGGGTGCTGCGGACCTGATCACGGTGCGCGGCTTGCGGATTTTACGCACGGCGGACGTGGTGCTCCACGACGCGCTCATCCCACGGGAGTTGCTGGAGGAAGCCCGGCCGGATGCGGAAATCCTCAGCGTGGGAAAGCGCGGCTATTGCCTCGGCAGCACCCGCCAGGAAGCGATTCAGGAAGCCTTGATCCGCTTGGCTCGCTCCGGGCGCTCCGTCTGCCGCCTCAAAGGGGGCGATCCGTACGTCTTTGGCCGGGGCGGTGAAGAGGCCGAGGCGCTGGCTCAGGCGGGGGTTCCGTTCGAGGTCGTGCCGGGAATCACGGCGGCCACCGGAGCCTGTGCGGCGGCGCAGATTCCGCTGACCCACCGGGCGGTGGGACCTGCCGTGGTCCTAGCTACAGGCCATCACGACCCGGAAGGGCCAGACTGCAAGCTCGATTGGGACGCCTTGGCCCGCTTGGGGAACGTCATTTTCTACATGGCCAGCCGCTATCGGACGGCCATCGCCCGCCGCCTGATCGAGCATGGTCTGCCGCCGACCACCGCCGCCGCCGTTATCGAAAAAGCCACCACGCCTGAACAGCGTATCGTCGTCGCCACCTTGGCCGAGATCGCAGACGATCTGACACTCCCCGGCGAGGTCGGACCCTCGTTATTCCTCGTCGGTGAGTGCGTCCGCCACCGTCAGGGGCTGTATCGGCCTTGGGAAAGCTTCGCGGAGGTGACTGCTCCATGA